The following are from one region of the Moritella sp. 24 genome:
- the mrcB gene encoding penicillin-binding protein 1B yields the protein MAKRPVSDDTKKIVTKRKTPAKSAAKKTAKKPTTKKAAKKKVTKTKSRTWTRSALIFLFKFTLAFSAIFVLYGMYLDSKIQARFSGPIWKTPAQIYARSLELKPGMFLPHEKLVEELELLNYLKVAKPRTAGQFAMSSNKIELLRRSFTYLDGVEPNQALFLSFAENRLVSIRDQKTGKYLNSVNLDPMLLDTLQAPNQEDRILVELQNYPQLLIDTLLLVEDRDFYHHSGVSPVAIIRAAFANMNAGRTVQGGSTLTQQLVKNFFLTRQRSFWRKFNEAYMAILINYRLSKDAVLSGYLNEVYLGQNYSDGVYGFGLASYFYFGRPVPELSIDQMAFLVAVVKGPSFYDPWRYPDRALERRDMIIRLLSKNGKISTAEYRAAISRPLGIIPRGHMSVSKAPAFLSLLRRELKTTFGDALYDQSGLKIFTSLDPLAQRAAEKAISESLPRLEKARKIDGLETAMVVTDRQYGRVTAIVGGRNTQYAGFNRALDASRSIGSLVKPAIYLTAFEQGYDLNSPLEDKPLRLNNQYGNNWQPKNYDRKYRGEVPLYQALMQSLNVPTVNLGMALGVDNVIKSLKRLGINKVDNHYPSMLLGALNMSPFQVSQMYQTIATAGEYHKLTSLVAVVDDEGDLVYQQSLKGNRRFAREDTDLTIYNMNLVAKQGTARRLSWQFPGINFAGKTGSTDKLRDSWFVGLDNRDVVTVWVGRDDNRTSTLTGSSGALTVFGDYMKLRSADSLVVN from the coding sequence TTGGCTAAACGTCCCGTAAGTGATGACACAAAAAAGATTGTCACAAAACGTAAAACACCGGCAAAATCAGCAGCAAAAAAAACCGCAAAGAAACCGACCACAAAAAAAGCCGCTAAGAAGAAAGTCACAAAAACCAAAAGTCGAACTTGGACACGCAGTGCCCTTATCTTCCTATTCAAATTTACGTTAGCTTTTTCGGCTATTTTCGTTCTCTACGGTATGTATTTAGACAGTAAGATCCAAGCTCGATTCTCTGGTCCTATTTGGAAAACCCCTGCACAAATATACGCGCGTAGTTTAGAACTGAAACCGGGTATGTTCTTACCACACGAAAAACTGGTTGAAGAACTGGAACTGCTTAATTATTTGAAAGTAGCGAAACCACGTACCGCGGGACAGTTTGCTATGTCGAGCAATAAGATAGAATTGTTGCGTCGTAGTTTTACGTATCTGGATGGTGTGGAGCCTAACCAAGCGCTGTTTTTGAGCTTTGCCGAGAATCGTTTAGTCAGTATTCGTGATCAAAAAACCGGTAAATACCTGAATTCGGTCAACCTTGACCCTATGCTACTGGATACGCTGCAAGCACCAAATCAAGAAGACCGTATATTAGTTGAATTGCAAAATTACCCGCAATTACTCATTGATACTTTGCTGCTGGTGGAAGATCGTGATTTTTATCATCACAGTGGTGTATCACCTGTTGCCATTATTCGTGCTGCATTTGCCAATATGAATGCAGGTCGTACCGTGCAAGGTGGTAGTACCTTAACGCAGCAATTAGTTAAAAACTTTTTCTTAACCCGTCAACGTAGTTTCTGGCGTAAATTTAATGAAGCATACATGGCGATATTGATTAACTACCGTTTAAGTAAAGACGCGGTGCTAAGTGGTTATCTTAACGAAGTGTATTTAGGCCAAAATTACAGTGATGGTGTATATGGTTTTGGTTTGGCGAGTTATTTTTATTTTGGTCGTCCTGTTCCAGAGCTAAGCATCGATCAAATGGCCTTTTTAGTGGCGGTAGTTAAAGGACCATCATTTTATGATCCGTGGCGTTATCCTGATCGTGCCCTTGAGCGTCGTGACATGATTATTCGTCTATTATCAAAAAATGGCAAAATAAGTACAGCTGAATATCGAGCTGCTATTTCTAGACCCTTGGGTATTATTCCTCGTGGTCACATGAGTGTCTCTAAAGCGCCTGCGTTTTTATCATTATTACGTCGAGAGCTAAAAACGACCTTTGGCGATGCGCTCTATGATCAGTCTGGATTGAAAATTTTCACCAGTTTAGACCCGCTTGCGCAACGAGCGGCAGAAAAAGCAATCTCTGAAAGTTTACCGCGTTTAGAGAAGGCGCGTAAAATCGATGGACTAGAAACCGCAATGGTGGTGACCGATCGTCAATACGGCCGTGTGACCGCGATTGTTGGTGGCCGTAATACGCAGTATGCTGGTTTTAATCGTGCTTTAGATGCTTCCCGTTCGATTGGTTCATTAGTCAAACCTGCGATTTATTTAACGGCATTTGAGCAAGGCTATGATCTTAACTCACCATTAGAAGATAAACCGTTGCGATTAAATAATCAGTACGGTAATAATTGGCAGCCAAAAAATTATGATCGTAAATACCGCGGTGAAGTGCCTTTGTATCAAGCCTTGATGCAATCGTTAAATGTACCTACTGTTAATTTAGGTATGGCGCTTGGTGTTGATAATGTGATTAAAAGTTTAAAGCGTTTAGGTATTAATAAGGTCGATAACCACTATCCATCGATGTTGCTAGGCGCATTAAATATGTCTCCGTTTCAGGTGTCACAGATGTATCAAACGATTGCGACAGCTGGTGAATATCATAAGCTAACGAGTCTTGTCGCAGTGGTGGATGACGAAGGTGATTTAGTTTATCAGCAGAGTCTGAAAGGAAATCGTCGCTTTGCCCGAGAGGACACCGACTTGACGATTTATAATATGAATCTCGTCGCGAAACAAGGCACAGCACGTCGCCTTAGTTGGCAATTTCCGGGGATTAACTTCGCTGGTAAAACAGGCTCGACAGACAAATTACGTGATAGTTGGTTTGTTGGCTTAGACAACCGCGATGTAGTGACCGTGTGGGTTGGTCGCGATGATAATAGAACGTCTACGTTAACTGGCTCAAGTGGTGCACTAACTGTGTTTGGTGATTATATGAAACTGCGTAGCGCTGACAGTTTAGTGGTGAATTAA
- a CDS encoding LysE family translocator, with amino-acid sequence MDIGYWAMFLTASLALNMTPGPDLIFVLTKTVSNGRKAGVVAAAGACSGALVHVGAAALGLSAIIVSSAYAFMLIKIIGVGYLIYLAWQAFTASGGIELTSTENMNSDISSTPSHWKIFKQGVLIDVLNPKAAIFFMAFLPQFVREGHGSIPMQLLLLGLIVVVGAFVVELGYIFAAHRLTKKVKSNQSFTLWLNRAVGTVFVALGIKLAAT; translated from the coding sequence ATGGATATAGGCTACTGGGCAATGTTTTTAACCGCGTCGTTGGCATTAAATATGACTCCGGGACCTGATCTGATATTTGTACTAACGAAAACCGTCAGTAATGGCCGTAAAGCGGGGGTTGTTGCCGCTGCAGGGGCTTGTTCTGGAGCCTTGGTTCATGTGGGTGCTGCGGCATTAGGACTATCTGCAATTATTGTTTCTTCAGCTTACGCCTTTATGTTGATTAAAATTATCGGTGTTGGTTACCTTATTTATTTAGCTTGGCAGGCTTTTACGGCATCAGGTGGCATTGAACTCACCTCGACAGAAAACATGAATAGTGATATTTCATCGACTCCTTCACATTGGAAAATATTCAAGCAAGGGGTATTAATCGATGTGCTTAACCCCAAAGCTGCTATCTTTTTTATGGCTTTTTTACCGCAATTTGTGCGAGAAGGACATGGTTCAATTCCAATGCAATTATTACTGCTTGGTCTGATTGTGGTAGTCGGTGCATTCGTGGTCGAACTCGGCTATATTTTTGCCGCGCATCGTTTAACTAAAAAGGTAAAAAGTAATCAAAGTTTTACACTGTGGCTTAACCGTGCTGTCGGTACAGTTTTTGTTGCCCTTGGGATCAAACTCGCAGCAACGTAA
- a CDS encoding GNAT family N-acetyltransferase, whose amino-acid sequence MMIIRPVKVTDAEALSMLLSQLNGETPFMAMGEKNSAAELCAHLALFIEASTQVLYVAEQVLNNESSLIGFTIGIAGYVGHDMDAISLVIGVQQASIGVGLGRELLAHVETWARLLNYKQLELTVMITNKNAIVFYKNNGFKQIIAKPKGMIDGMTKNELYMVKVIN is encoded by the coding sequence ATGATGATAATTAGACCTGTCAAAGTCACGGATGCTGAAGCTTTATCAATGCTACTCTCCCAACTTAATGGCGAAACCCCGTTTATGGCGATGGGAGAAAAAAACAGTGCCGCTGAACTGTGCGCGCATCTTGCGCTGTTTATTGAGGCGTCGACACAGGTACTCTATGTTGCAGAGCAAGTGTTAAATAATGAATCATCATTGATTGGTTTTACTATTGGTATTGCGGGTTATGTTGGTCATGATATGGATGCTATTTCTTTGGTTATTGGTGTGCAACAGGCGAGTATTGGTGTGGGGCTTGGACGTGAGTTACTTGCTCATGTCGAAACGTGGGCACGACTGTTAAATTACAAGCAGCTAGAATTAACCGTCATGATAACGAATAAAAACGCGATAGTATTTTATAAAAACAATGGCTTTAAGCAAATTATAGCAAAGCCGAAAGGGATGATTGACGGCATGACAAAAAATGAATTATATATGGTAAAGGTGATTAATTAG
- the arfB gene encoding alternative ribosome rescue aminoacyl-tRNA hydrolase ArfB: MVFISSNVSIPDSEIDIQAIRAQGAGGQNVNKVSTAIHLRFDIKASSLPEFYKERLLALSDHRITKDGVIIIKSQESRSQDFNKQVAFERLVELIKQATVIQKSRRATKPSRNAKKKRMDTKTQRGKTKTMRGKVSF; encoded by the coding sequence ATGGTTTTCATCTCTAGCAATGTATCAATTCCCGATTCAGAAATTGATATTCAAGCTATCCGCGCTCAAGGTGCAGGTGGCCAAAACGTCAATAAAGTATCAACTGCGATCCACTTGCGTTTTGATATTAAAGCGTCTTCACTACCGGAATTTTATAAAGAAAGGTTGTTGGCGTTAAGTGATCATCGTATTACGAAAGACGGGGTTATTATTATAAAATCTCAGGAATCAAGAAGCCAAGATTTTAATAAGCAGGTAGCGTTTGAACGCTTAGTTGAATTGATTAAACAGGCGACCGTGATCCAAAAGTCACGCCGTGCAACCAAGCCGAGTCGTAATGCCAAAAAGAAACGTATGGACACTAAAACTCAGCGTGGAAAAACGAAAACTATGCGTGGTAAAGTTAGCTTTTAG
- a CDS encoding peptidoglycan DD-metalloendopeptidase family protein: protein MSSIKNNKLQLALTWVLLTSVLVLIFALLPVNDKAEINKVAESSNTNTKASAITASVADEPKVKKSVSLEASLAPAGSVNSATALLASTAISTTVSEDNTTVTAESVEIIAEELAKSYPKTTNYVIQSGDTLGGIFEQLGLSQTSLYQILEVDLNVLALDSIKPGQTLIFTEFEGQLTRLELKVSLSQQVIYKSSGDNGFEFEQVNIDGEWREHSYIGKVKYSFAGSAKQAGLSLFEAQFIARLLKDKINFSRDFRTGDTFKVLVSRQYIGDELTGENRINAVSINNRNRNISAYLYEGTYYDEAGLSIERAFVRWPVSKKYRISSNFNPRRVHPVTGLLRPHNGTDFATPIGTPIFATGDGVVSRVLNHKYAGLYIEISNGQTYRTRFLHLSKAFVKKGQRIKRGQKIALSGNSGRITGPHLHYELHMRGRAVNAMKADIPIATAIEKDQQAAFKVALTNYHAAWEEAKS from the coding sequence ATGTCGTCAATTAAGAACAATAAATTACAATTAGCACTAACGTGGGTGTTATTAACAAGCGTGTTAGTCCTTATTTTTGCACTATTACCAGTGAACGATAAGGCAGAAATAAATAAGGTGGCGGAGAGTAGCAATACGAATACCAAGGCAAGTGCGATCACAGCCTCGGTTGCCGATGAACCGAAAGTTAAAAAATCGGTATCCTTAGAAGCATCGTTAGCCCCTGCCGGTAGCGTGAATTCAGCGACAGCCTTGCTCGCGAGTACTGCTATTTCTACGACTGTTAGCGAAGATAATACGACGGTTACGGCAGAATCTGTTGAAATCATTGCAGAGGAATTAGCTAAATCGTATCCAAAAACAACCAATTACGTGATCCAATCTGGTGATACTCTTGGTGGTATATTCGAGCAATTAGGCTTGAGCCAAACAAGTTTATATCAAATCCTAGAAGTTGATTTAAACGTATTGGCATTAGACAGTATTAAACCGGGACAAACGTTAATTTTTACTGAGTTTGAAGGGCAGTTAACACGCCTTGAATTAAAAGTTAGTCTTTCTCAGCAAGTTATTTATAAAAGCTCTGGTGATAATGGCTTTGAATTTGAACAAGTTAATATCGATGGTGAGTGGCGTGAGCACAGCTATATTGGCAAAGTTAAATACAGTTTTGCAGGTTCGGCAAAGCAAGCGGGATTATCGTTATTCGAAGCACAATTTATTGCTCGTTTATTAAAAGATAAAATTAATTTCAGCCGTGATTTTCGTACGGGTGATACGTTTAAAGTGTTGGTATCACGCCAATATATTGGTGACGAATTAACAGGTGAAAACCGCATCAATGCCGTGAGTATTAATAATCGTAACCGTAATATTAGCGCTTATCTATATGAGGGCACGTATTATGACGAAGCGGGCTTAAGTATTGAAAGAGCGTTCGTGCGTTGGCCTGTAAGCAAAAAATATCGTATCTCATCCAACTTTAATCCAAGACGCGTGCATCCGGTGACAGGCTTATTGCGTCCGCATAATGGTACTGATTTTGCGACTCCGATTGGAACCCCTATTTTTGCGACAGGCGATGGTGTGGTGTCTCGAGTACTTAACCACAAGTATGCAGGGCTTTATATCGAAATATCAAATGGACAAACATACCGCACTCGTTTCTTACATCTGAGTAAGGCGTTTGTTAAAAAAGGACAGCGAATAAAACGCGGACAAAAAATTGCGTTGTCGGGGAATAGTGGTCGTATCACGGGACCTCATTTGCATTATGAACTACATATGCGCGGTCGTGCAGTAAATGCAATGAAAGCTGATATCCCTATTGCTACCGCGATTGAAAAAGATCAACAAGCGGCATTCAAGGTCGCATTAACGAATTATCATGCAGCTTGGGAAGAGGCTAAAAGCTAA
- a CDS encoding DUF1294 domain-containing protein has protein sequence MLIWLGYCYLVLSIITLLVYGKDKWAAKRQAWRTPEKTLHLLALLGGWPGALVGQTLFSHKKSKASFKRIFWLTVVGNVLIVFGIFQIDPSYVIVS, from the coding sequence ATGTTGATATGGTTAGGTTACTGTTATTTAGTATTGAGTATTATTACATTGCTGGTATATGGAAAAGATAAATGGGCGGCAAAACGGCAGGCATGGCGGACGCCAGAAAAGACATTGCACCTGTTGGCATTACTCGGGGGATGGCCAGGAGCTTTAGTTGGGCAAACGCTATTTTCTCATAAAAAAAGTAAAGCCAGTTTCAAACGTATTTTTTGGTTAACCGTGGTTGGTAATGTATTAATTGTATTCGGCATTTTTCAAATAGATCCGAGCTATGTGATTGTCAGCTAA